In Archangium violaceum, the following are encoded in one genomic region:
- the sseA gene encoding 3-mercaptopyruvate sulfurtransferase: protein MTQDPLVTTAWLQEHLGDADVKVVDGTWFMPADQRDPRREYALAHIPGAVFFDIDEIADTDSPLPHMLPSPARFAACVQALGLGDGSRIVVYDAKGVHSAARVWWTFRVMGHENVVVLDGGLPRWIAEGRPIEKGVPVPRERTFTPRFTAELVRDKEQVLGALTSGREQLVDARPANRFTGEAPEPRAGLRGGHMPGARSVPSSRVIAPDGTMLPADKLAQVFEAAGVDLDRPIVTTCGSGITASILALALARLGRTRTAVYDGSWTEWGGLADTPVVTGPA from the coding sequence ATGACACAAGACCCGCTCGTCACCACTGCCTGGCTGCAAGAGCATCTCGGGGATGCTGACGTGAAGGTCGTCGACGGCACCTGGTTCATGCCCGCCGACCAGCGCGACCCCAGACGCGAATACGCCCTGGCCCATATTCCCGGCGCGGTGTTCTTCGACATCGACGAGATCGCGGATACGGACAGCCCTCTGCCGCACATGCTGCCCTCCCCCGCCAGGTTCGCCGCCTGCGTCCAGGCGCTGGGGCTCGGCGATGGCTCGCGGATCGTCGTCTACGACGCCAAGGGGGTGCATTCGGCCGCGCGGGTGTGGTGGACCTTCCGGGTCATGGGGCACGAGAACGTCGTGGTGTTGGACGGCGGCCTGCCCAGGTGGATCGCCGAGGGGCGTCCCATCGAGAAGGGCGTGCCTGTTCCGAGGGAGCGTACCTTCACGCCGCGTTTCACCGCCGAGCTGGTGCGCGACAAGGAGCAGGTCCTGGGCGCGCTCACGAGCGGCCGCGAACAACTGGTCGACGCCCGCCCCGCCAACCGGTTCACCGGCGAGGCCCCCGAGCCGCGCGCCGGCCTGAGGGGTGGCCACATGCCGGGCGCGCGCAGCGTCCCCTCCTCCCGTGTCATCGCGCCCGACGGCACGATGTTGCCGGCCGACAAGCTCGCGCAGGTGTTCGAGGCGGCGGGCGTGGACCTCGATCGGCCCATCGTGACGACCTGCGGCTCGGGGATCACCGCGTCGATCCTGGCCCTGGCCCTCGCTCGCCTCGGCCGAACGCGCACGGCGGTCTACGACGGCTCCTGGACGGAATGGGGCGGGTTGGCCGACACACCCGTCGTCACCGGTCCAGCCTGA
- a CDS encoding linear amide C-N hydrolase — protein MCTNLLISVPSNPSQSPPDLTKTFVSARALEMPGVIEQSVYVMPSNQSWPLQAVNPVGAVKGWTTLQWTNRYGFVGIAPSGSSWKSLPTFNDGINSEGLSVGALWLAPGTEYPPIGTQGNQVSFLDFPAWILGNFASVNDFQAALKTITVVGPPQGSHFYVPLHYIVTDSTGQSVVIEFIGGKTNVYTSTNAVLTNWPTYDWQLTNVKNYFNLTLVGNGTSTSGAGNPVGGGLVGLPGDSLSASRFVRATILSQGISQLPADGTGWLPAPGVFPTTPPSKTPPGFAGSEQTAVMVALQLTQICMGTPYGMLLQTVENSPSTTGTPATTPPSYTTTYGDYTMWTSVRDHTHRKYYFMSAFSGLLTMIDLSSLNFATTPAYPNSASIAVMPQGDAPWRVDATKLLTPATGQDPLLNVG, from the coding sequence ATGTGCACGAACCTGCTGATCAGCGTTCCCTCCAATCCCAGTCAGAGCCCCCCAGACCTGACGAAGACGTTCGTGAGCGCGAGAGCGCTGGAGATGCCGGGAGTGATCGAGCAGAGCGTCTACGTCATGCCGAGCAACCAGTCCTGGCCGCTGCAAGCGGTCAATCCCGTCGGGGCAGTCAAGGGGTGGACGACGCTCCAGTGGACCAATCGTTATGGCTTCGTGGGAATCGCCCCCTCCGGGAGCAGTTGGAAATCTCTGCCGACCTTCAACGACGGCATCAACAGCGAGGGGCTGTCCGTCGGAGCGCTGTGGCTCGCCCCCGGTACCGAGTACCCACCCATTGGGACGCAGGGGAACCAGGTGTCTTTCCTGGATTTTCCCGCGTGGATCCTCGGCAACTTCGCGTCGGTCAATGACTTCCAGGCAGCCCTGAAGACGATCACCGTCGTGGGGCCTCCGCAGGGAAGTCATTTCTATGTCCCGCTGCACTACATCGTGACGGACAGCACCGGTCAGAGCGTCGTCATCGAGTTCATCGGGGGCAAGACCAACGTCTACACGAGCACCAACGCCGTTTTGACCAACTGGCCGACCTACGACTGGCAGCTGACGAACGTCAAGAACTACTTCAATCTGACGCTCGTCGGCAACGGCACCTCCACCTCGGGTGCCGGCAATCCCGTCGGAGGCGGTCTGGTCGGACTGCCCGGGGACTCGCTGTCCGCCTCGCGATTCGTCAGGGCAACGATCCTCTCCCAGGGCATCAGCCAGCTCCCGGCGGACGGTACGGGTTGGCTGCCGGCACCAGGCGTCTTTCCGACGACGCCGCCGTCGAAGACCCCGCCCGGCTTCGCCGGTTCAGAGCAGACCGCGGTCATGGTCGCGCTGCAGCTCACGCAGATCTGCATGGGGACGCCGTACGGGATGCTGCTGCAGACGGTGGAGAACTCGCCGTCCACGACGGGCACCCCAGCAACGACGCCGCCCTCGTACACGACCACGTACGGCGACTACACGATGTGGACGAGCGTGCGCGATCACACCCATCGCAAGTACTACTTCATGTCTGCGTTCAGCGGGCTCCTCACGATGATCGATCTGAGCTCGCTGAACTTCGCCACCACACCGGCGTACCCGAACAGCGCGAGCATCGCAGTCATGCCGCAGGGGGATGCGCCGTGGCGTGTGGATGCGACGAAGCTGCTCACGCCGGCAACGGGTCAGGATCCGCTCCTGAACGTTGGATGA
- a CDS encoding TetR/AcrR family transcriptional regulator — MEDREKSAAEDAEGSDVRARIIAAAAELISSGGPDAATTRAVAAASGVQAPTIYRLFGDKRGLLAAVIEHVLKSYVSKKSARTPHPDPLQDFRDGWDMHVAFGLSHPGLFAIMSSDPHLAWQSPAVSDGNDVLRRRIRNIARAGRLRVSEERALGIVSAMGTGAVLTLLRQPEGQRDLGLADAAREAVVAAITSEAATPANADVRAVAAALRASMDRITVLTKGESALLSELLDRIADAEPG; from the coding sequence ATGGAGGATCGCGAGAAGTCCGCCGCCGAAGACGCCGAGGGCTCCGATGTGCGCGCGCGCATCATCGCGGCCGCCGCTGAGCTCATCTCCTCCGGAGGTCCCGATGCCGCGACCACGCGGGCCGTGGCCGCCGCCTCCGGTGTGCAGGCGCCGACCATCTACCGGCTCTTCGGCGACAAGCGGGGCCTGCTCGCGGCCGTCATCGAGCACGTGCTGAAGAGCTACGTGTCGAAGAAGTCCGCGCGCACGCCACACCCCGATCCGCTTCAGGACTTTCGCGATGGCTGGGACATGCACGTCGCGTTCGGTCTCAGCCATCCAGGGCTGTTCGCGATCATGAGCAGCGATCCGCACCTGGCGTGGCAGTCTCCTGCCGTCAGCGACGGGAACGATGTGCTGCGGCGGCGCATCCGGAACATCGCGCGTGCGGGTCGGCTGCGGGTCAGTGAAGAGCGGGCGCTCGGCATCGTATCGGCGATGGGCACCGGGGCCGTGCTCACGCTGCTGCGCCAGCCCGAAGGGCAACGCGACCTCGGACTCGCCGATGCGGCGCGCGAGGCGGTCGTGGCCGCGATCACGAGCGAGGCGGCTACACCGGCGAACGCGGATGTCCGCGCGGTGGCCGCGGCGCTGCGTGCCTCGATGGACCGGATCACCGTTCTCACGAAAGGCGAGAGTGCGCTGTTGAGCGAACTGCTCGATCGCATCGCGGACGCCGAGCCGGGATGA
- a CDS encoding polysaccharide lyase family 7 protein — MAAEASAQSATKFAVPGSAVTASTYDVANNAVPANAVDGSLTTRWAGQGDGAYITFDLGTTQSVQLIKIAWHQGDTRTTTFDVLAGASTSGPWTTLINRGVSSGATTNPETYDVADTNARYVRIVGHGNSSGNGWNSITEVELWGASAGTGGQLPVPGSAVTASTYDVANNAIPANAVDDDQTTRWAGQGDGAYITFDLGTTQGVQLVKIAWYQGNTRTTTFDVLAGTSTSGPWTTLINRGVSSGTTTDFETYDVADTNARYVRIVGHGNSSGNGWNSIAEVELWGASAGTVDQVATPTFNPAPGTYTSAQTVSISSATAGASIRYTTDGSTPTSTTGTLYSGPLSLGTTTTLKAIAYQSGLTPSPVRSGTYTIGAGGLDPSAPPSGNFDLSHWKITLPDASEVSASTLSNGYELEDTFYTDPVTGGMVFRCPNLAETTTNSSYSRTELREMLAPSGSASAPANNWVMSTSSSSAKAAAGGVDGTLRATLTVDRVSTTGDSGKVGRVIVGQIHGPDSEPIRLYFHKRPSDSRGAIYFAHDTPSNSTTYYPIIGDPSNLNPANGVLLGETWSYEIKVVGQSMTVKVTPAGRATVTATFTLESGYNNLGMYFKAGVYNQNNTGTAADYVQATFYSVTHTHP; from the coding sequence GTGGCAGCCGAAGCCTCCGCCCAGTCGGCCACGAAATTCGCCGTTCCAGGCTCGGCGGTGACCGCCAGCACCTATGACGTGGCGAACAACGCCGTCCCCGCGAATGCGGTCGACGGCAGCCTGACCACCCGCTGGGCGGGCCAGGGCGATGGGGCCTACATCACCTTCGATCTCGGCACCACACAGAGCGTGCAGCTCATCAAGATCGCCTGGCATCAGGGTGATACCCGCACCACGACCTTCGACGTGCTCGCCGGTGCCTCCACGAGCGGCCCATGGACGACGCTGATCAACCGCGGCGTGAGCAGCGGAGCAACCACCAACCCCGAGACCTACGATGTCGCCGATACCAACGCCCGCTACGTCCGGATCGTGGGACACGGCAACAGCTCCGGCAACGGCTGGAACAGCATCACCGAAGTCGAGCTCTGGGGAGCATCGGCAGGCACGGGCGGACAGCTGCCCGTTCCGGGCTCGGCGGTGACGGCCAGCACCTATGACGTGGCGAACAATGCCATCCCCGCGAATGCGGTCGACGACGATCAGACCACCCGCTGGGCGGGTCAGGGCGATGGGGCGTACATCACCTTCGATCTCGGCACCACGCAGGGTGTGCAGCTCGTCAAGATCGCCTGGTACCAGGGCAATACCCGCACGACGACCTTCGACGTGCTCGCCGGTACCTCCACCAGTGGCCCGTGGACGACGCTGATCAACCGCGGCGTGAGCAGCGGAACGACCACCGACTTCGAGACCTACGATGTCGCCGATACCAACGCCCGCTATGTCCGGATCGTGGGGCACGGCAACAGCTCCGGCAACGGCTGGAACAGCATCGCCGAAGTCGAGCTCTGGGGAGCATCGGCAGGCACGGTCGACCAGGTGGCGACGCCCACGTTCAACCCCGCTCCCGGCACCTATACCAGCGCGCAGACCGTCTCCATCAGCTCCGCCACCGCTGGAGCCTCGATCCGGTACACCACCGATGGCAGCACCCCTACCTCCACCACCGGCACGCTCTACAGCGGCCCGCTCTCTCTCGGCACGACGACCACGTTGAAGGCGATCGCGTACCAGAGCGGGCTCACCCCCAGCCCGGTCCGGAGTGGCACGTATACGATTGGGGCGGGTGGCCTCGATCCTTCAGCGCCACCGAGCGGCAACTTCGATCTCTCGCACTGGAAGATCACGCTCCCGGACGCCAGCGAGGTCAGCGCTTCCACGCTGAGCAACGGTTACGAGCTCGAGGACACGTTCTACACGGACCCGGTGACGGGCGGCATGGTCTTCCGCTGTCCGAACCTCGCCGAGACGACCACCAACTCCAGCTACTCCCGGACGGAGCTGCGCGAGATGCTCGCTCCGAGTGGAAGCGCGAGCGCTCCCGCCAACAATTGGGTGATGTCGACGTCCTCCTCGTCCGCCAAGGCCGCCGCGGGCGGCGTGGATGGAACGCTCAGGGCCACCCTTACGGTGGATCGTGTCTCCACCACTGGGGACAGCGGGAAGGTCGGCCGGGTGATCGTGGGCCAGATCCATGGCCCGGACAGCGAGCCCATCCGGCTGTACTTCCACAAGCGCCCCTCCGACTCGCGAGGCGCCATCTACTTCGCCCACGACACACCCTCCAACAGCACCACCTACTACCCAATCATTGGAGACCCGAGCAACTTGAACCCCGCGAACGGAGTTCTGCTCGGTGAGACCTGGAGCTACGAGATCAAGGTCGTTGGGCAATCCATGACAGTCAAGGTCACGCCAGCGGGCCGTGCGACCGTCACGGCGACCTTCACCCTGGAGTCCGGGTACAACAACCTGGGTATGTATTTCAAGGCCGGGGTCTACAATCAAAACAACACCGGCACGGCGGCGGATTACGTGCAGGCCACGTTCTACAGCGTGACCCACACCCATCCTTGA
- a CDS encoding RluA family pseudouridine synthase codes for MRDVVTYFDPQPAPAELPVRLSSPFAHGPPHPLACRAAEELRLNLRHGDLACELGLGALEEPGGGKMFGVLVVAAPDGRVGYLRAFSGMLAGHWQVDGFAPPLFDQVARDTFWLAGQAELSALDERHAALREGAEPVAPRASLAEIEHLRAERSRQLWQQLSYTYVIPNARGEERPLGALFAPAPPPGGAGDCAAPKLLAHAYRHHLRPLALAEFWWGAPPVTGERHAGEYYPACRSKCGRVLPYMLEGLPVDASPLLVEAAGAVEDPRVVYEDEWVLVIDKPHGLLSAPGRHSPGRDSVLVRLRKRAPEASGPLLVHPLESETSGLQLAARDPETHAALQRQFARREAHERYVARLDGHVPGTQGVIELPLRIDPEDRPRHIVDPIHGKRAITEWRVTQRTDAWTRVSLVPRTHRTHQLRVHAAHPLGLGVPIVGDHLYGGDGTRLMLHAEAVTFIHPRTGERLDFECRAPF; via the coding sequence TTGCGAGATGTCGTGACGTATTTCGATCCCCAACCCGCTCCAGCCGAGCTGCCGGTGCGGCTCTCGAGCCCGTTCGCGCACGGCCCTCCTCATCCCCTGGCGTGCCGAGCCGCCGAGGAGTTGCGGTTGAACCTGCGCCACGGTGACCTCGCATGCGAGCTCGGGCTCGGCGCTCTCGAGGAGCCGGGGGGCGGCAAGATGTTCGGTGTGCTGGTCGTCGCGGCGCCGGATGGCCGCGTCGGCTACCTCCGCGCGTTCTCGGGCATGCTCGCTGGCCATTGGCAGGTCGATGGTTTCGCGCCTCCACTCTTCGATCAGGTCGCGCGTGACACATTCTGGCTCGCTGGCCAGGCCGAGCTGTCCGCGCTCGACGAGCGCCATGCCGCGCTACGCGAGGGTGCCGAACCCGTCGCACCGCGTGCGAGCCTCGCCGAAATCGAGCACCTGCGTGCCGAGCGTTCGAGGCAGCTCTGGCAGCAGCTCTCCTATACCTACGTCATCCCCAATGCGCGGGGCGAGGAGCGGCCCCTGGGCGCACTGTTCGCGCCCGCGCCTCCACCGGGCGGAGCGGGTGACTGCGCCGCGCCGAAGCTCCTCGCTCACGCCTACCGCCACCACCTGAGACCTCTGGCTCTCGCCGAGTTCTGGTGGGGCGCGCCCCCCGTCACGGGAGAGCGACACGCGGGCGAGTATTACCCGGCATGTCGCAGCAAGTGTGGCCGGGTCCTGCCGTACATGCTCGAGGGGCTGCCCGTCGATGCGTCGCCGCTCCTCGTCGAGGCAGCGGGTGCGGTGGAGGACCCGCGGGTCGTGTACGAGGACGAGTGGGTGCTCGTCATCGACAAGCCTCATGGCCTCCTGTCGGCGCCCGGCCGCCACTCCCCGGGACGTGACTCGGTGCTCGTCCGCCTCCGGAAACGAGCCCCGGAAGCATCCGGACCGCTCCTCGTGCACCCTCTCGAGTCAGAGACCTCCGGGCTCCAGCTCGCGGCCAGGGATCCGGAGACCCATGCGGCGCTCCAGCGGCAGTTCGCGCGGCGCGAGGCCCACGAGCGCTACGTCGCCCGGCTCGACGGCCACGTCCCTGGAACCCAGGGGGTCATCGAGCTGCCGCTTCGGATCGACCCCGAGGATCGGCCTCGCCACATCGTGGATCCCATCCACGGCAAGCGCGCCATCACCGAGTGGCGCGTCACCCAGCGGACCGACGCCTGGACGCGGGTGTCGCTCGTCCCACGCACCCATCGCACGCACCAGCTCCGGGTCCACGCCGCACACCCGCTCGGCCTCGGTGTCCCGATTGTCGGCGACCACCTTTACGGTGGTGACGGCACGCGCCTGATGCTTCACGCCGAGGCCGTGACGTTCATCCATCCGCGCACGGGCGAGCGCCTCGACTTCGAGTGCCGTGCTCCGTTCTGA
- a CDS encoding SDR family oxidoreductase, producing the protein MIVVTGATGQLGRLIVEKLVSRIPVDQVAVSVRDVRKAQELAARGVRVRGGDFTDPKSLAHTFEGASQVLLVSSNAAAHGGDPLAQHRSAIDAARSAGARRIVYTSHMAASRSSAFPPMLDHAATEQMLGESGLAWTALRNGFYAASAMFLLERGLRTGVFEAPADGKVSWTTHADLAEAAAVVLTNEGRYDGPMPPLTAARALDFGELCDIASSVLGRPIRRSTVSEDEMRAKLVASGMPAPAVAISLGLYRASHNGEFAAVDPTLQKLLGRAPTSMREVIAEKMGRTA; encoded by the coding sequence ATGATCGTCGTGACTGGAGCGACAGGGCAACTCGGCCGTCTCATCGTGGAGAAACTCGTCAGCCGCATCCCGGTGGACCAGGTCGCCGTCAGTGTCCGAGACGTGCGGAAGGCCCAGGAACTGGCGGCACGCGGCGTCCGGGTGAGAGGAGGCGACTTCACGGATCCGAAGAGCCTCGCGCACACCTTCGAGGGCGCGTCCCAGGTCCTGCTCGTCTCGTCGAATGCGGCTGCGCATGGTGGCGATCCCCTCGCCCAACATCGCTCCGCCATCGACGCCGCACGGTCCGCCGGCGCGCGGCGCATCGTCTACACGAGCCACATGGCCGCGAGCCGTTCGTCGGCGTTTCCCCCGATGCTCGACCATGCGGCGACGGAGCAGATGCTTGGCGAGTCCGGTCTGGCGTGGACCGCGCTTCGCAACGGTTTCTACGCCGCGAGTGCGATGTTCCTGCTGGAGCGGGGCCTGCGGACGGGAGTCTTCGAGGCGCCCGCGGACGGAAAGGTCTCCTGGACCACGCACGCCGACCTCGCGGAGGCGGCAGCGGTGGTTCTGACGAACGAGGGCCGGTACGACGGGCCCATGCCGCCGCTCACGGCAGCGCGGGCGCTCGACTTCGGAGAGCTGTGCGACATCGCGTCGAGCGTCCTCGGACGTCCGATCCGTCGAAGCACCGTGTCGGAGGACGAGATGCGCGCGAAGCTCGTGGCGTCCGGCATGCCCGCGCCCGCGGTCGCCATATCGCTCGGCCTCTACCGCGCGAGCCACAACGGCGAGTTCGCGGCCGTCGATCCCACGCTGCAGAAGTTGCTCGGGCGTGCGCCGACGAGCATGCGCGAGGTGATTGCCGAGAAGATGGGCCGAACGGCTTAG
- a CDS encoding Kelch repeat-containing protein translates to MLKRIRLSLLVAGVATVAGGCGGAEAPFPPAAGGIRSSEAKALATDATHWTQGDSSLTMRMRHSAVLLESGDVLVAGGSDYYKFHQSAELYNPYTDTWTRTGSMNAPRELFTAIRLGSGQVLVSGGYGSVEPVPSSISELYDPATGTWSLTGPMVVPRVSHSSTLLDSGQVLVAGGETPFGSQPVGAELYDPATGRWSLTGPMSSYRSAHSATRLYSGEVLVTGGQPYTRKVDLYNPSTNTWRQVQPLPVIRANHTATRLYSGYVLVAGGSDANWKALRSVDVYDPYNDRWFSAPPMNRPRREHTATLLYSGQVLVTGGRADSPHDYEPSSELYDPATNTWTLVDDMLLPRFLHTATLLETGEVLVTGGEGHAGLLWNTERYTP, encoded by the coding sequence ATGCTCAAGAGGATTCGTCTGTCATTGTTGGTGGCGGGAGTCGCCACTGTCGCGGGTGGCTGCGGTGGCGCGGAGGCGCCGTTCCCTCCGGCTGCCGGGGGGATCCGGTCCTCCGAGGCGAAGGCGCTCGCCACGGACGCGACGCATTGGACCCAGGGTGACTCCTCGCTGACCATGCGCATGCGACACTCGGCGGTGCTGCTCGAATCGGGGGATGTGCTGGTGGCGGGCGGCTCGGACTATTACAAATTCCACCAGAGCGCGGAGCTGTACAACCCCTACACGGATACGTGGACTCGCACGGGCTCGATGAACGCACCGCGCGAGCTATTCACCGCGATCCGGCTTGGCTCTGGCCAGGTGCTGGTGTCGGGTGGTTACGGTTCGGTCGAGCCGGTCCCCTCCAGCATCTCCGAGCTGTATGACCCTGCCACGGGCACGTGGAGCCTCACGGGCCCCATGGTGGTGCCTCGCGTCTCCCACTCGTCCACGCTGCTCGATTCGGGCCAGGTGCTGGTGGCGGGGGGTGAAACGCCCTTCGGAAGTCAGCCCGTTGGCGCGGAGCTGTACGACCCGGCCACGGGCAGGTGGAGCCTCACGGGCCCCATGTCCTCCTACCGCAGCGCGCACTCCGCGACACGGCTCTATTCGGGCGAGGTGCTGGTGACGGGCGGGCAGCCGTACACCCGGAAGGTAGACCTGTACAACCCGTCCACGAACACGTGGCGGCAGGTGCAACCCCTGCCGGTGATCCGTGCCAACCACACCGCCACGCGGCTCTACTCCGGATATGTACTGGTGGCGGGCGGCTCGGACGCGAACTGGAAGGCCTTGCGCTCGGTGGACGTGTACGACCCGTACAACGATCGATGGTTCTCCGCTCCACCGATGAATCGGCCGCGCCGGGAGCACACCGCGACGCTGCTGTACTCGGGACAGGTGCTGGTGACGGGGGGCAGGGCCGATTCACCCCATGACTACGAGCCCTCCTCCGAGTTGTATGATCCGGCGACGAACACCTGGACGCTGGTGGACGACATGCTTCTTCCCAGGTTCCTCCACACCGCCACACTGCTGGAGACGGGGGAGGTGCTGGTGACGGGCGGTGAGGGTCACGCGGGCCTCCTCTGGAACACCGAGAGGTATACGCCATGA